In a genomic window of Telopea speciosissima isolate NSW1024214 ecotype Mountain lineage chromosome 5, Tspe_v1, whole genome shotgun sequence:
- the LOC122661784 gene encoding DNA-directed RNA polymerase II subunit RPB1-like isoform X1, translated as MDMRYQFSPSEVKKVRRVQFGILSPDEIRQMSVVQVEHSETTEKGKPKPGGLSDPRLGTIDRKVKCETCNANMAECSGHFGHLELAKPMFHIGFMKTVLSIMRCVCFNCSKILVDEDDHKFKQALRIKNPKHRMKKIMDACKNKAKCDGGDDIVEGQASEEPVKKSRGGCGAQQPKLTIEGMKMVAEYKTQRKKNDDQDQLPEPVERKQQLSAERVLSVLKRISDEDSVKLGLNPEYARPDWMILQVLPIPPPPVRPSVMMDTSSRSEDDLTHQLAMIIRHNENLRRQERNGAPAHIISEFAQLLQFHIATYFDNELPGQPRATQRSGRPIKSVCSRLKAKEGRIRGNLMGKRVDFSARTVITPDPTINIDELGVPWSIALNLTYPETVTPYNIERLKELVEFGPHPPPGKTGAKYIIREDGQRLDLRYLKKSSDHHLELGYKASSCFCIDCLDLFLDLSCSLNFKTFRFQVERHLQDGDYVLFNRQPSLHKMSIMGHRIKIMPYSTFRLNLSVTTPYNADFDGDEMNMHVPQSFETRAEVLELMMVPKCIVSPQANRPVMGIVQDTLLGCRKITRRDTFIEKDVFMNILMWWEGFDGKIPAPAILKPKPLWTGKQVFNLIIPKQINLLRTAAWHLESETGFITPCDTQVRIEKGELLSGILCKKTLGTSTGSLIHVIWEEVGPDAARKFLGHTQWLVNYWLLQNGFSIGIGDTIADAATMEKINETISKAKSEVKELIKAAQERQLEAEPGRTMMESFENRVNQVLNKARDDAGSSAQKSLSESNNLKAMVTAGSKGSFINISQMTACVGQQNVEGKRIPFGFIGRTLPHFTKDDYGPESRGFVENSYLRGLTPQEFFFHAMGGREGLIDTAVKTSETGYIQRRLVKAMEDIMVKYDGTVRNSLGDVIQFLYGEDGMDAVWIESQKLDSLKMKKSEFNNVFKYEIDDENWNPSYMLPEHVEDLKTIREFRNVFDAEVQKLEADRYQLGTEITTTGDNSWPMPVNLKRLIWNAQKTFKIDLRRPSDMHPMEIVEAVDKLQERLKVVPGDDFLSMEAQKNATLFFNILLRSTFASKRVLKEYRLTREAFEWVIGEIESRFLQSLVAPGEMIGCVAAQSIGEPATQMTLNTFHYAGVSAKNVTLGVPRLREIINVAKKIKTPSLSVYLKSEVSKTKEKAKNVQCALEYTTLRSVTQATEVWYDPDPMSTIIEEDVDFVKSYYEMPDEEVAPEKISPWLLRIELNREMMVDKKLSMADIAEKINLEFDDDLTCIFNDDNAEKLILRIRIMNAEAPKGELQDESAEDDVFLKKIESNMLTEMALRGIPDINKVFIKSGKINKYDENEGFKPEVEWMLDTEGVNLLAVMCHEDVDATRTTSNHLIEVIEVLGIEAVRRALLDELRVVISFDGSYVNYRHLAILCDTMTYRGHLMAITRHGINRNDTGPMMRCSFEETVDILLDAAVYAETDHLRGVTENIMLGQLAPIGTGDCALYLNDQMLQQAIELHLPSYMEGLNFGMTPSHSPITGTPYNEGMMSPSYLLSPNIRSSPITDAQFSPYVGGMAFSPTSSPGYSPSSSGYSPTSPGYSLTSPGYSPSSPGYSPTSPTYSPSSPGYSPTSPAYSPTSPSYSPTSPSYSPTSPSYSPTSPSYSPSSPSYSPTSPAYSPTSPVYSPTSPAYSPTSPSYSPTSPSYSPTSPSYSPTSPSYSPTSPSYSPKSLAYSPTSPGYSPTSPSYSPTSPSYSPTSPSYNSPSAKYSPLPYSPSSPRLSVSPSSPYSQSSPNYSPTSPTYSPTSPSYSPPSPSYSPSSPYNSGQSPDYSPSSPQYSPSAGYSPTAPGYSPSSTSQYTPQLSKKK; from the exons ATGGATATGCGATACCAGTTCTCCCCATCCGAGGTCAAGAAAGTTCGCCGAGTTCAGTTTGGCATACTAAGTCCTGATGAAATT AGGCAAATGTCAGTGGTGCAGGTCGAGCATAGTGAGACGACTGAGAAGGGGAAGCCAAAGCCTGGTGGCTTGAGTGACCCTCGACTTGGTACTATAGACAGGAAGGTGAAGTGTGAGACTTGTAATGCTAACATGGCGGAGTGTTCTGGGCATTTTGGGCACCTTGAGCTTGCTAAGCCAATGTTTCATATTGGATTCATGAAGACTGTACTTAGTATCATGCGCTGTGTTTGCTTCAATTGTTCAAAAATACTCGTCGATGAG GATGATCACAAGTTTAAGCAAGCTCTTCGaattaaaaatccaaaacaTAGAATGAAGAAGATTATGGATGCATGTAAGAACAAAGCTAAatgtgatggtggtgatgatatAGTTGAGGGTCAAGCTTCTGAAGAACCAGTAAAGAAGAGTCGGGGTGGCTGTGGTGCCCAACAGCCAAAGCTCACCATTGAAGGTATGAAAATGGTTGCAGAATACAAGActcaaaggaagaaaaatgatGACCAGGATCAGCTTCCTGAACCTGTCGAAAGAAAACAACAGCTTTCTGCAGAAAGG GTTCTAAGTGTTCTGAAGAGGATAAGTGATGAAGACTCGGTAAAATTAGGTCTAAATCCTGAATATGCTCGCCCAGATTGGATGATTCTACAAGTCCTTCcaattcctcctcctcctgtgaGACCTTCGGTCATGATGGATACTTCGTCCAGGAGTGAG GATGATTTGACCCATCAGTTGGCGATGATCATTAGACACAATGAGAATCTGAGGCGACAGGAGAGAAATGGGGCTCCTGCACACATCATCTCAGAATTTGCACAGTTACTGCAATTTCACATAGCAACATATTTTGATAATGAGCTTCCGGGTCAGCCGAGG GCTACTCAGCGGTCTGGGCGGCCTATAAAATCGGTATGTAGCAGACTTAAGGCTAAGGAAGGTCGAATTAGAGGTAACTTGATGGGAAAACGAGTAGATTTTTCAGCACGGACCGTCATCACACCTGATCCAACCATTAACATTGATGAGCTGGGGGTGCCATGGAGCATTGCTTTAAACTTAACGTACCCAGAAACTGTGACTCCATATAACATTGAAAG GCTGAAGGAACTTGTTGAATTTGGACCTCATCCTCCACCTGGAAAAACCGGTGCCAAGTATATCATTAGAGAAGATGGACAGAGGTTAGATCTACGGTACTTGAAGAAAAGtagtgatcaccatctagagctTGGTTACAAGGCAAGTAGTTGCTTTTGTATAGACTGTCTTGATCTCTTCTTGGATCTTTCATGTTCTCTGAACTTTAAAACATTTCGGTTTCAGGTTGAGCGGCACCTACAGGATGGAGATTATGTGCTCTTTAATCGACAACCTAGTCTCCATAAAATGTCTATAATGGGACACAGAATCAAGATTATGCCATACTCAACTTTTCGCTTGAATTTGTCAGTGACTACCCCGTATAATGCTGATTTTGATGGAGATGAAATGAATATGCATGTTCCTCAGTCATTTGAAACCAGGGCAGAGGTATTGGAGCTCATGATGGTACCTAAATGCATTGTGTCGCCTCAAGCAAATAGGCCTGTTATGGGAATTGTCCAGGATACACTGTTAGGATGCCGTAAGATAACCAGAAGAGATACATTCATTGAGAAG GATGTTTTTATGAACATTTTGATGTGGTGGGAGGGTTTTGATGGGAAGATACCTGCTCCGGCAATTTTGAAGCCTAAACCTCTTTGGACAGGAAAGCAAGTGTTTAATCTTATCATTCCAAAGCAGATAAATCTCTTGAGGACAGCTGCATGGCACTTGGAGTCTGAAACAGGATTTATAACTCCATGTGATACTCAAGTTAGAATAGAGAAAGGGGAGCTTCTTTCAGGCATTCTTTGTAAAAAGACACTTGGAACATCTACTGGAAGTCTTATTCATGTTATCTG GGAAGAGGTTGGTCCAGATGCGGCCCGCAAATTTTTGGGACATACTCAGTGGCTCGTTAACTATTGGCTTTTGCAGAATGGTTTTAGTATTGGAATTGGAGACACAATTGCTGATGCGGCAACTATggaaaaaatcaatgaaacaatTTCTAAAGCAAAGAGTGAAGTGAAAGAACTTATCAAGGCTGCTCAGGAAAGGCAGCTGGAGGCTGAACCTGGTCGAACAATGATGGAATCATTTGAAAACAGAGTGAACCAG GTGTTGAATAAAGCTCGTGATGATGCTGGGAGTAGTGCCCAGAAGAGCTTGTCTGAGAGTAACAATCTCAAGGCAATGGTTACTGCAGGGTCAAAAGGAAGTTTCATCAATATTTCACAAATGACTGCTTGTGTCGGACAACAGAATGTTGAAGGTAAGAGGATTCCATTTGGGTTCATAGGCAGAACATTACCTCATTTCACCAAGGATGACTATGGGCCTGAAAGTCGTGGCTTTGTGGAAAACTCGTATCTGCGTGGGTTGACTCCACAGGAATTCTTTTTCCATGCTATGGGTGGTAGGGAAGGTTTGATTGATACTGCAGTCAAGACTTCTGAAACAGGGTACATCCAGAGGCGACTTGTGAAGGCTATGGAGGATATAATGGTCAAATATGATGGGACAGTCAGGAACTCATTGGGGGATGTTATTCAGTTTCTTTATGGAGAGGATGGTATGGATGCTGTTTGGATCGAATCGCAGAAGTTGGACTCCTTAAAAATGAAGAAGTCAGAGTTTAATAATGTTTTCAAATATGAGATTGATGATGAAAACTGGAACCCCAGTTATATGTTACCAGAACATGTTGAAGATTTGAAAACCATTAGGGAGTTTCGCAATGTCTTTGATGCAGAAGTTCAGAAACTGGAAGCGGATAGATACCAGCTTGGAACAGAGATTACCACCACAGGTGATAACTCCTGGCCTATGCCTGTGAACCTCAAGAGGCTAATTTGGAATGCACAGAAAACTTTTAAGATTGACTTGCGAAGACCATCTGATATGCATCCAATGGAGATTGTGGAGGCCGTTGATAAACTTCAGGAGAGGCTGAAGGTTGTCCCGGGTGATGATTTTCTGAGTATGGAAGCCCAGAAAAATGCCacccttttttttaacatattGCTTCGTAGTACATTTGCCAGCAAAAGGGTATTGAAAGAATACAGGCTTACGCGTGAAGCATTTGAGTGGGTTATTGGTGAGATAGAATCTCGTTTTTTACAGTCACTAGTTGCCCCTGGAGAAATGATTGGGTGCGTTGCTGCTCAATCCATTGGTGAGCCTGCTACCCAGATGACTCTGAACACCTTCCACTATGCTGGAGTCAGTGCTAAGAATGTCACTCTGGGTGTTCCCAGGCTGAGGGAAATTATTAATGTTGCTAAGAAAATCAAAACCCCTTCACTGTCTGTTTATCTGAAGTCTGAAGTGAGTAAGACTAAAGAGAAGGCCAAGAATGTCCAATGTGCTCTGGAATATACTACTTTACGGAGTGTTACCCAAGCTACTGAAGTTTGGTATGATCCGGACCCAATGAGCACCATAATCGAAGAGGATGTTGATTTTGTCAAATCATACTATGAAATGCCAGATGAAGAGGTCGCCCCTGAGAAAATTTCACCATGGCTTCTTCGGATAGAGTTAAATCGTGAGATGATGGTGGATAAAAAGTTGAGTATGGCTGACATAGCAGAGAAGATCAACCTTGAATTTGATGACGATTTAACCTGTATATTTAATGATGACAATGCTGAGAAGCTGATTCTCCGCATCCGCATCATGAATGCTGAGGCTCCGAAGGGTGAATTGCAGGATGAATCTGCCGAGGATGACGTTTTCCTTAAAAAGATTGAGAGTAACATGCTGACTGAAATGGCCCTTCGAGGCATCCCAGATATTAATAAAGTTTTTATCAAGTCaggaaagataaataaatatgaTGAAAATGAAGGGTTTAAGCCGGAAGTTGAATGGATGCTGGATACTGAAGGCGTCAATCTTCTAGCTGTTATGTGTCAtgaggatgttgatgccacaaGGACAACAAGTAATCACTTAATTGAAGTGATTGAAGTTCTGGGAATCGAGGCTGTTCGTCGAGCACTGCTAGATGAGTTGCGAGTTGTCATCTCTTTTGATGGATCTTATGTGAATTATAGGCATCTGGCCATCCTCTGTGATACCATGACTTATCGGGGTCACTTGATGGCCATTACTCGTCATGGTATTAATCGGAATGATACTGGACCAATGATGAGATGCTCATTCGAGGAAACTGTGGACATTCTTCTTGATGCTGCTGTTTATGCTGAAACAGATCATCTCAGGGGTGTTACTGAAAATATTATGCTAGGTCAACTTGCTCCAATTGGCACTGGTGATTGTGCCTTGTATCTGAATGACCAGATGCTGCAGCAAGCCATTGAACTCCATCTCCCGAGTTATATGGAAGGTCTAAATTTTGGCATGACACCTTCCCATTCACCGATTACAGGAACTCCCTATAACGAGGGCATGATGTCACCTAGTTATTTGCTGAGCCCAAATATACGTTCTTCGCCTATAACAGATGCTCAGTTTTCTCCTTATGTTGGTGGAATGGCCTTCTCACCTACTTCATCCCCAGGCTACAGTCCATCTTCTTCTGGATACAGCCCCACCTCTCCTGGTTATAGCCTCACCTCTCCAGGGTACAGCCCCAGTTCACCAGGTTACAGCCCTACTTCCCCAACGTACAGTCCAAGCTCTCCTGGCTACAGTCCAACAAGTCCTGCATATTCTCCCACAAGTCCATCGTATTCCCCTACCTCACCCAGCTATAGTCCTACATCACCCAGTTACAGTCCTACATCTCCAAGTTATAGCCCCAGTTCTCCCAGTTACAGCCCTACTTCTCCAGCCTATAGTCCTACTTCTCCAGTTTATAGCCCCACATCTCCTGCATACAGCCCAACCTCACCATCTTATAGCCCTACCTCACCATCATACAGCCCAACCTCTCCATCATACAGCCCAACTTCACCTTCCTACAGCCCGACCTCTCCATCATACAGCCCTAAGTCTCTTGCATATAGCCCGACATCTCCAGGTTACAGCCCAACCTCGCCAAGTTACAGTCCGACGTCTCCAAGCTACAGCCCTACATCTCCAAGTTACAACTCCCCGTCAGCAAAATACAGTCCACTGCCATACTCTCCAAGTAGTCCAAGGCTGTCAGTGTCACCCTCCAGTCCATATAGTCAGTCTTCTCCAAATTACAG TCCAACGTCTCCAACTTATTCACCAACTTCTCCATCTTATTCCCCACCCAGTCCCTCATACAGTCCCAGCAG TCCTTATAATTCTGGTCAGAGTCCAGACTACAGCCCAAGTTCTCCTCAGTACAG TCCAAGTGCTGGGTACTCACCAACCGCGCCAGGCTATTCGCCTTCATCAACTAGTCAGTACACCCCACaattaagcaaaaaaaaatga